One Pseudodesulfovibrio alkaliphilus DNA segment encodes these proteins:
- a CDS encoding ATP-binding protein has protein sequence MRLFSRLKFRTKLNLGISAILISMATLLLPLVGNMTAKILLEESRKRGTALVESLSARAVDPLLARDFLRLKNMVVEQVAVGDMLYAFVQDNHGFVLAHTFEGGFPVDLLRANEVPDLATVHIQLLADGMTRIYDFASAVTVGDERLGTVRLGLSKTRINASVNRQITTMAGLFAGALLLATIMGSLFASRVAARLGVLREHAEAMLMGNLDTQSNPADGSHCWEIRNCDLSSCPAFGERRRRCWYIAGTMCPDCKDGKELAVSRESCQMCKVYQQAAGDELQDLAETFDVMALSLKTHIDELRGADRNLREQQRLMRTILDVTPDRVSLVDTRMRYQGGNRSFAESVGLKLHQIVGRTDFDIFDEQTAEARHMAAREILQSGERLDTQVVVAEETGERWFHVVCIPVHDEDGRITGLLRTDRDITDIKGYEKQLIQAQKMESLGLMAGGVAHEINTPLGIILGYAQLLQEDVPSGSQVHQDLGVIEKQAKVCKKIVADLLGFSRQTHSSKREMCFNNSVMEAVTLVRHTFELDHVDIVTQLDDRFPIIYGDPEKLKQVWINLLTNARDAMSGGGVIVIRTRLDTPRGIVSLWVADCGEGIAEDVIKKIFDPFYSTKPVGRGTGLGLSVSFGIIEDHDGEIQAQSPLPEVFDFPWPQGRRSGPGTVFEVNLPLDHGKDEPVKADGPDAEQVGQDI, from the coding sequence ATGCGTTTGTTTTCAAGGCTTAAGTTCCGCACCAAGCTCAATCTGGGCATCTCGGCCATACTCATCTCCATGGCCACGCTGCTTTTGCCTCTGGTGGGGAACATGACCGCCAAGATTCTGCTGGAGGAGAGCCGCAAGCGCGGTACGGCCCTGGTAGAAAGCCTCTCGGCCCGCGCCGTGGACCCCCTGCTTGCCCGGGACTTTCTGCGGCTGAAGAACATGGTGGTGGAGCAGGTGGCTGTGGGCGACATGCTTTACGCCTTTGTCCAGGACAATCACGGATTTGTGCTGGCTCACACCTTTGAGGGCGGGTTTCCGGTGGACCTGCTGCGGGCCAACGAAGTCCCGGACCTCGCCACGGTGCATATCCAGCTTCTGGCCGACGGCATGACCCGTATCTACGATTTTGCCTCGGCCGTGACCGTGGGGGACGAGAGGCTGGGCACCGTGCGTCTCGGGCTGTCCAAGACGCGCATCAACGCCTCGGTCAACCGGCAGATCACCACCATGGCCGGACTCTTTGCCGGGGCGCTCCTGCTGGCCACCATCATGGGGTCCCTGTTCGCTTCCCGTGTGGCGGCCCGGCTCGGCGTGCTGCGCGAACATGCCGAGGCCATGCTCATGGGCAACCTCGACACCCAGTCGAACCCGGCCGATGGCTCCCACTGCTGGGAGATCCGCAATTGTGATCTTTCCTCGTGCCCGGCCTTTGGCGAGCGTCGCCGCCGCTGCTGGTACATTGCCGGAACCATGTGCCCGGACTGCAAAGACGGGAAAGAGCTCGCGGTCTCCCGAGAGTCCTGTCAGATGTGCAAGGTGTATCAGCAGGCCGCCGGGGACGAGCTGCAGGATCTGGCAGAGACCTTTGATGTCATGGCCCTTTCGCTCAAGACGCATATTGATGAATTGCGCGGTGCGGATCGCAACCTGCGCGAGCAGCAGCGGCTGATGCGCACGATCCTTGACGTGACCCCGGACCGCGTCTCGCTGGTGGATACCCGGATGCGCTACCAGGGAGGGAACCGCAGTTTCGCCGAGTCCGTGGGGCTCAAGCTGCACCAGATCGTGGGTAGGACGGATTTTGACATCTTTGACGAGCAGACGGCTGAAGCCAGGCACATGGCGGCCCGGGAAATCCTTCAGTCCGGCGAGCGGCTGGACACCCAGGTGGTGGTTGCGGAAGAGACAGGGGAGCGCTGGTTCCACGTGGTCTGCATCCCGGTGCACGACGAGGACGGCCGTATTACCGGCCTCTTGCGCACCGATCGTGACATCACCGACATCAAGGGCTACGAAAAGCAACTGATCCAGGCCCAGAAGATGGAATCCCTGGGGCTCATGGCCGGGGGCGTGGCCCATGAAATCAACACTCCGCTGGGCATCATTCTGGGTTATGCCCAGCTGCTTCAGGAGGACGTGCCTTCGGGCTCGCAGGTCCACCAGGATCTGGGGGTGATCGAGAAGCAGGCCAAGGTATGCAAGAAGATCGTGGCCGATCTGCTTGGTTTTTCCCGGCAGACCCACTCCTCCAAGCGGGAGATGTGTTTCAACAACTCGGTCATGGAGGCCGTTACCCTGGTTCGCCATACCTTCGAGCTGGACCATGTGGACATCGTCACCCAGCTTGATGACCGTTTTCCCATCATTTACGGCGACCCGGAAAAACTCAAGCAGGTCTGGATCAATCTGCTCACCAACGCACGCGACGCCATGTCAGGCGGTGGGGTCATCGTCATCCGCACCCGGTTGGACACCCCGCGTGGCATAGTCTCCCTCTGGGTTGCCGATTGCGGCGAAGGCATCGCCGAGGATGTGATCAAAAAGATTTTCGACCCCTTTTACAGCACCAAGCCGGTGGGGCGCGGTACCGGGCTCGGCCTGTCCGTGTCCTTTGGCATCATCGAGGACCATGACGGCGAGATCCAGGCCCAAAGCCCGTTGCCTGAGGTGTTTGACTTCCCCTGGCCGCAAGGGCGTCGAAGCGGGCCGGGCACGGTGTTTGAGGTCAATCTGCCCCTGGACCACGGCAAGGATGAGCCCGTCAAGGCGGATGGCCCTGACGCGGAGCAAGTCGGCCAGGACATATAA
- a CDS encoding response regulator yields MAEIMVLDDVSDAGMLVKRILERKGHSVSVFTEEEDALRHAAANDVELAILDIKLKKMTGVEVLDELKKLRPKMKAIMLTGYPTLETAREALRLGAQEYCVKPINKDELETKVAEVIGE; encoded by the coding sequence ATGGCTGAAATAATGGTTCTGGACGACGTTTCCGACGCCGGGATGCTGGTCAAGCGCATCCTGGAGCGCAAGGGCCACAGCGTAAGCGTGTTTACCGAGGAGGAGGACGCCCTGCGTCATGCGGCGGCCAATGATGTGGAGCTTGCCATCCTCGACATCAAGCTGAAGAAGATGACGGGCGTTGAGGTGCTGGACGAACTCAAAAAGCTCAGGCCGAAGATGAAGGCGATCATGCTCACCGGCTATCCGACGTTGGAGACCGCCCGCGAGGCGCTGCGGCTTGGGGCGCAGGAATACTGTGTCAAACCCATCAACAAGGACGAACTTGAAACCAAGGTGGCGGAAGTCATCGGGGAGTAG
- a CDS encoding PEP/pyruvate-binding domain-containing protein → MQVTQLFKHWTYQVFAPGTLLRRKYEAFKSLLRHDARALELVADLEELFYGKTLADRQRANWLAARLSESVKVMTGQLVEMNPTRYMDLPEFFRKIDFYVRMALELEQPEVGPPYILSLEDAAALPGLAGGKAANLGRVMRVPGVPVPPGFVVTANAFHYIIEFNGLRDDIESRLREMVVGDRDMLARLTAEMQELILAAEIPEEIARGIRFAVSEIISGDDLIAVRSSALAEDGEISFAGQYASELNIQPNDVLEAYKRVLAGKYCPRAVAYRISHGLTDAETAMAVLVIPMVEAENAGVAYSLDPDCRGRDQIGVYGVRGLGDGLVDGSVSPSKAVLTREETPRVSGDCTPDERGLPSTEALTELGRLIMRLEDAFGCPQDIEWAEDVTGAMYILQARPLQREREEFVADHPPLAVEPLAKGLERASSGVGSGAVYYASSGESIARIPKGAVVITPTLKPSLLTFISHMSAVIAQTGSRASHFASVARETGVPVLVGSMDVTLEPGRVVTVDGTTGAVYDGLVEDLVALGDRDAAVSERVTRQYAKVIPLTVKLNLTDPQASDFSPEGCRSMHDIIRFCHEKAVGEMFSLVDKKGRGMGAARRLKTHLPLVMYLLDLGGGLFANAAQGELVTPHDIKSRPMWALWYGLSDSRVQWAHTLTHMDWEEFDRMSAGIFSFDSKLLASYGLISGDYMHLMIRFGYHFSVVDSVCGNDPGANYINFRFKGGGAGFDQRLLRLRFIELVLSHYGFEVKARGDMLDAGCARLDENETRRLLARLGFLLAVTRLMDMSLETEQDVVREVQRFLEDSERQDDKSRA, encoded by the coding sequence ATGCAGGTCACACAGCTCTTCAAGCACTGGACGTATCAGGTCTTTGCGCCGGGCACTCTGCTTCGGCGCAAGTATGAGGCGTTCAAATCCCTGCTCAGGCATGATGCCAGGGCTCTCGAACTGGTGGCCGATCTCGAGGAGTTGTTTTACGGCAAGACGCTGGCCGACAGACAGCGTGCCAACTGGCTGGCCGCACGCCTTTCCGAATCGGTCAAGGTCATGACCGGCCAGCTTGTGGAGATGAACCCGACCCGCTACATGGATCTGCCGGAGTTTTTCCGCAAGATTGATTTTTATGTGCGTATGGCCCTGGAGTTGGAACAGCCGGAAGTGGGGCCGCCTTACATTCTCTCCCTTGAGGATGCGGCCGCGTTGCCGGGCCTGGCCGGGGGCAAGGCTGCCAATCTGGGCCGGGTCATGCGGGTGCCGGGCGTCCCAGTGCCCCCCGGCTTCGTGGTAACGGCCAATGCCTTCCACTATATCATCGAATTCAACGGGCTGCGCGACGACATCGAGAGCCGCCTTCGGGAGATGGTGGTGGGCGATCGGGATATGCTGGCCCGGCTTACTGCCGAGATGCAGGAGTTGATCCTGGCGGCCGAGATTCCCGAGGAAATAGCCCGGGGCATCCGTTTCGCCGTGTCCGAGATCATCTCCGGCGACGATCTCATCGCAGTGCGATCCAGCGCGTTGGCCGAAGACGGCGAGATATCCTTTGCCGGACAGTATGCCAGCGAACTGAATATCCAGCCAAACGACGTGCTTGAGGCCTACAAGCGGGTTCTGGCGGGCAAGTATTGCCCCAGAGCCGTGGCCTATCGTATTTCCCACGGTCTGACCGACGCCGAAACAGCCATGGCCGTGCTGGTCATTCCCATGGTGGAAGCCGAAAACGCGGGCGTTGCCTACTCACTGGACCCGGATTGCCGCGGCCGCGACCAGATAGGCGTCTATGGCGTGCGCGGCCTGGGCGATGGGTTGGTTGACGGCAGTGTCTCGCCGAGCAAGGCGGTGCTCACCCGTGAGGAGACGCCACGCGTCAGCGGAGACTGCACGCCTGACGAGAGAGGGTTGCCCTCGACCGAAGCGCTGACAGAGCTTGGGCGATTGATCATGCGTCTTGAGGATGCCTTTGGCTGCCCGCAGGACATTGAGTGGGCCGAGGATGTGACCGGGGCGATGTACATTCTTCAGGCACGACCCCTGCAACGCGAGCGTGAAGAGTTTGTGGCCGACCATCCGCCCCTGGCGGTCGAGCCGCTTGCAAAGGGGCTTGAGCGGGCGTCGTCCGGGGTTGGGAGCGGAGCCGTCTATTACGCGTCCTCAGGCGAGTCCATCGCCCGCATTCCCAAGGGCGCGGTGGTCATCACCCCGACCCTCAAACCCTCACTGCTGACCTTCATCAGCCATATGAGCGCGGTCATTGCCCAGACCGGCAGCCGGGCCAGCCATTTCGCCTCCGTGGCCCGCGAGACAGGAGTGCCCGTACTGGTGGGTTCCATGGACGTGACGCTCGAACCGGGGAGGGTGGTCACCGTGGATGGCACCACCGGGGCCGTTTACGATGGTCTTGTGGAGGATCTTGTGGCCCTGGGCGACAGGGACGCGGCCGTGTCCGAGCGCGTCACCCGGCAATATGCCAAAGTCATCCCCCTGACGGTCAAGCTCAACCTGACAGACCCCCAGGCCAGCGATTTTTCTCCAGAGGGCTGCCGCTCCATGCACGATATCATCCGCTTCTGCCACGAGAAGGCCGTGGGCGAGATGTTTTCGCTGGTGGACAAGAAGGGGCGTGGCATGGGCGCGGCCAGGCGGCTCAAAACCCATCTGCCCCTGGTCATGTATCTGCTCGACCTGGGTGGGGGGCTCTTTGCCAACGCGGCCCAGGGAGAGCTGGTCACGCCCCACGACATCAAGAGTCGGCCCATGTGGGCGCTATGGTACGGGCTGTCGGATTCGCGGGTGCAGTGGGCCCATACGCTTACCCACATGGACTGGGAGGAGTTCGACCGCATGTCGGCGGGAATATTCAGCTTCGACTCCAAGTTGCTGGCCAGTTACGGGCTCATCTCGGGCGACTACATGCACCTGATGATCCGTTTTGGCTACCATTTCTCGGTGGTGGATTCTGTTTGCGGCAACGATCCCGGCGCAAACTACATCAACTTCCGCTTCAAGGGCGGCGGAGCCGGTTTCGACCAGCGCCTGCTGCGCCTTCGGTTCATTGAGCTGGTGTTGAGCCATTACGGGTTCGAGGTCAAGGCCAGGGGCGATATGCTCGACGCAGGGTGTGCCCGGCTCGACGAGAACGAAACGCGGCGGTTGCTGGCCCGGCTGGGGTTTCTTCTGGCCGTCACGCGGCTCATGGATATGAGTCTTGAGACCGAACAGGATGTGGTTCGAGAGGTGCAGCGTTTCCTTGAGGATTCGGAGAGGCAGGATGACAAGTCACGGGCGTAA
- a CDS encoding protein-tyrosine phosphatase family protein, which translates to MTSHGRKPLYQITWVTDHLGVGNAPMSHAQLESIANQGVDAILNLCGEFCDLHDIEKEAGFEVRYLPLADEEAPDLLELEKALAWLDEAIYLGKKVLIHCRHGIGRTGTVLNAYLLRRGLGHRLAWLALRKLKSKPANFVQWRTVRRYGKQSGQLTVREPSLEFKRLVDLSPFFNDYDELARRVDDLAGISRTGLACGRDHDQCCHTPVRLSLAEAVHLSHRINLELCCEDRLEVIERAVETARAERLVAVDLGREQESLEYCLSEAGAVCPLLKGGQCLLFEYRPLQCRAFGLDESEDGELWNETLTPNLDKISGEIWFAYTGTMVEERLPLFSLPDVVSGKFMETIFKLMLKTGLSQ; encoded by the coding sequence ATGACAAGTCACGGGCGTAAGCCTCTTTATCAGATCACCTGGGTCACGGACCACCTCGGCGTGGGCAACGCGCCCATGAGTCACGCGCAGCTTGAATCCATCGCCAATCAGGGAGTGGACGCCATTCTCAATCTTTGCGGGGAATTCTGCGATCTGCATGACATCGAGAAGGAGGCAGGTTTCGAGGTTCGCTATCTGCCGCTGGCCGACGAGGAGGCCCCGGACCTCCTTGAGCTTGAAAAGGCCCTGGCATGGCTCGACGAGGCCATTTATCTCGGCAAAAAGGTGCTCATCCACTGCCGTCACGGCATCGGCCGCACCGGCACGGTGCTGAATGCCTATCTGCTCAGGCGGGGATTGGGACATCGGCTGGCATGGCTGGCTTTGAGGAAACTCAAGTCCAAGCCCGCCAATTTTGTGCAGTGGCGCACCGTGCGCCGCTACGGCAAGCAGAGCGGCCAGTTGACAGTGCGAGAACCGAGCCTTGAATTCAAGCGACTGGTGGATCTCTCACCCTTTTTCAACGACTACGACGAACTGGCGCGGAGGGTGGACGATCTGGCCGGGATCAGCCGGACGGGTCTGGCCTGCGGCCGCGACCATGACCAGTGTTGCCATACCCCGGTGCGGCTCAGTCTGGCCGAGGCCGTGCATCTGAGTCACCGCATCAACCTTGAACTGTGCTGCGAGGACCGGCTGGAGGTCATCGAGCGGGCGGTGGAGACCGCTCGGGCCGAGCGGCTGGTGGCCGTTGATCTGGGGCGGGAGCAGGAGAGTCTCGAATACTGTCTTTCCGAGGCCGGAGCGGTGTGCCCCCTGCTCAAGGGGGGGCAATGTCTGCTCTTCGAGTACCGGCCGCTTCAATGCCGCGCCTTTGGTCTTGACGAGAGCGAGGACGGCGAATTGTGGAACGAGACGCTGACGCCGAACCTGGACAAGATTTCGGGAGAGATATGGTTCGCATACACCGGCACCATGGTGGAGGAAAGGTTGCCTCTGTTTTCCCTGCCCGACGTTGTTTCGGGCAAGTTCATGGAAACCATTTTCAAGCTGATGCTCAAGACGGGCCTCTCGCAATGA